Proteins encoded within one genomic window of Agelaius phoeniceus isolate bAgePho1 chromosome Z, bAgePho1.hap1, whole genome shotgun sequence:
- the LOC129133673 gene encoding serine/threonine-protein kinase PAK 3-like: protein MPWQTQGELFPAREQEEQLRQQVEEPQENGQNIKAEPQAELPEAQSAIMAVKSRNKEDMRRIQEENLNQQRGDQQNQVSERVAATPLMKHPLTCFLENMKEQLNAELQIAHARIKAWEKRLEEEMKIIREKANRLPQALEKQVQVLTSYRAVCEDFQRISGNEEPQVRSEAQIYTGSVTKPAAAAAAALSKGAFAPQPEKWSRGSLFTSRTDPAAAQQQEIEGDSLELLRKLVNPTENPLMKYTELEHIGSGTFGDVCRALINATGRELAIKKIHLQGLRKKELKVNELMVMKMSRNLNLVNYLDSYLVGQELWLVMEYMDGGTLSDVISKTYLSEDETAAISRECLQGLDFLHSNNVIHQDVKSSKILLKTDGSVKLADFGLFTQLTPEQGRRSSVARTSGWLAPEVVTGQPYGPKVDIWSLGIVGIEMVEREVPYWNATPVLVKLLIARGERPQLRQPNRFSPCLRDFLSCCLQTDQERRWSAKELLQHPFVTSAKPVSTLVPLINSVMKKKKKETRM, encoded by the exons ATGCCATGGCAGACTCAGGGAGAGCTGTTCCCAGCCcgagagcaggaagagcagctcaggcagcaggtggAAGAGCCACAGGAGAATGGCCAG AACatcaaggcagagccacaagcagagctgcccgAAGCTCAGAGTGCCATCatggcagtgaagagcaggaaCAAGGAAGACATGAGAAGAATACAAGAGGAGAATCTCAATCAGCAGAGGGGCGATCAACAAAACCAGGTGAGTGAAAGAGTGGCAGCCACTCCACTCATGAAACATCCTCTCACTTGTTTTTTAGAGAACATGAAGGAACAGCTGAACGCAGAGCTTCAGATAGCTCACGCTAGGATCAAGGCATGGGAGAAGAGGCttgaggaagaaatgaaaattatcaGAGAGAAAGCTAATCGCCTCCCTCAGGCTCTAGAAAAGCAA GTGCAAGTGTTGACATCTTACCGGGCAGTCTGCGAAGACTTCCAGCGAATTTCTGGCAATGAAGAGCCCCAAGTTAGGAGTGAGGCACAG ATCTacacaggctctgtcaccaaacctgctgcagcagcagcagcagcattgtcTAAAGGAGCCTTTGCTCCCCAACCTGAGAAGTGGAGCCGGGGAAGTTTGTTCACCTCCCGCActgacccagctgctgctcagcaacagGAGATCGAGGGtgactccctggagctgctga GGAAATTGGTGAACCCCACTGAAAATCCCCTGATGAAATACACTGAGCTGGAACATATTGGCAGCGG GACTTTTGGAGATGTTTGCAGAGCACTTATCAATGCCACAGGAAGAGAG CTGGCCATAAAGAAAATACATCTTCAAGGACTGAGGAAGAAGGAACTAAAAGTCAATGAACTCATGGTCATGAAAATGAGTAGGAATCTCAACCTGGTCAACTATTTAGACAG ctaccttgTGGGTCAGGAGCTCTGGCTGGTTATGGAGTACATGGATGGAGGCACTCTGAGTGATGTCATCAGCAAGACCTACCTGTCTGAAGATGAGACAGCAGCCATCAGTCGGGAG tgcctgcaaggactggaTTTTCTTCATTCAAACAATGTGATCCACCAAGATGTGAAGAGCAGCAAGATCCTTCTCAAAACCGACGGCTCTGTCAAGCTGG ctgattttggcctctTCACTCAGCTcacccctgagcagggcagacgGAGCTCCGTGGCCCGCACTTCTGGGTGGCTGGCGCCTGAAGTGGTGACAGGTCAACCatatggccccaaagtggacatatGGTCTTTGGGAATCGTGGGCATCGAAATGGTGGAACGAGAAGTTCCTTACTGGAATGCAACTCCTGTCTTG gttAAACTCCTGATAGCCAGGGGAGAGAGACCACAGCTGCGGCAGCCCAACCGATTCTCGCCTTGCCTGCGTgacttcctgagctgctgcctgcagacagaCCAGGAGCGGCGCTGGTCTgccaaggagctcctgcag